Proteins co-encoded in one Candidatus Binatia bacterium genomic window:
- a CDS encoding inositol monophosphatase, whose product MQNFLTVALDAVHAGGALIRSAWTRPRRVGLKGPVDLVTETDREVETYIVGELRRRFPRHRVVAEEGVSAEAPAREHDEHVWYLDPLDGTTNFAHGFPHVAVSLALARGAELELGIVHDPLRDETFVARRGQGATLNGIPIAVSGTADLGAALVATGFAYDRRVSADFYLGFIADMLREARDVRRAGSAALDLCYVACGRFDAFWEWRLKPWDTAAGALLVREAGGTVSRLGGGPFDLHGDQILATNGSLQSAVVAVLRRRLDTTK is encoded by the coding sequence ATGCAGAACTTCCTCACCGTTGCCCTCGATGCCGTGCATGCCGGCGGCGCGTTGATCCGGTCGGCCTGGACGCGACCGCGGCGGGTGGGTTTGAAGGGCCCGGTCGACCTGGTTACCGAAACCGACCGTGAGGTTGAAACCTACATCGTCGGGGAGTTGCGGCGCCGCTTCCCACGGCATCGCGTCGTGGCCGAGGAGGGGGTGAGCGCCGAGGCGCCGGCCCGGGAGCACGACGAGCACGTCTGGTACCTCGACCCGCTCGACGGCACCACGAATTTCGCGCACGGATTTCCGCACGTGGCCGTGTCGCTGGCGCTGGCTCGCGGCGCCGAGTTGGAGCTCGGGATCGTCCATGATCCCTTGCGCGACGAAACCTTCGTCGCCCGCCGCGGTCAGGGGGCGACCCTCAACGGCATTCCCATCGCGGTATCGGGCACGGCCGATCTGGGTGCGGCTCTGGTGGCCACCGGGTTCGCATACGACAGGCGGGTGAGCGCCGATTTCTACCTCGGATTCATTGCCGACATGCTGCGCGAGGCGCGCGACGTGCGGCGGGCGGGTTCGGCCGCGCTCGACCTTTGCTACGTCGCCTGCGGGCGGTTCGACGCCTTCTGGGAGTGGCGTTTGAAGCCGTGGGACACGGCGGCCGGGGCGCTGCTGGTGCGCGAGGCGGGGGGCACGGTATCCCGCCTCGGCGGCGGCCCGTTCGACCTTCACGGCGATCAGATTCTCGCCACCAACGGCAGCCTGCAATCGGCCGTCGTCGCCGTCTTGCGGCGGCGTCTCGACACCACGAAGTGA
- a CDS encoding glycerophosphodiester phosphodiesterase: MLRTPGHRFSGRLVVLLLPLAVACACGDNDGVAPPAAPTASAVVRAALARFTPAAAFGHRGNGINLTGRTLPENSIAAFLGGLGRGADAVELDVELTADGKLVVMHDDTLDRTTTCRGCVSAQPLAAVQACNLLSGDMQITTERPPTLAQVFAALPPATLVSIELKAFEDPCRTATTGAAALAAAGISEVERLGVADRVLWSSFDVDVVAALKESRPDFYVGLLFSTDAEANVATAAQLGLDAVLPEYGLIGAVAPEAQARGMQVIVWTVNGRARMHRCLDLGVTAIISDEAAMLREVLTERGGRSEVGAMRKGAK; encoded by the coding sequence ATGTTGCGCACTCCGGGCCATCGCTTTTCTGGTCGCCTCGTGGTCTTGCTGCTGCCCCTCGCGGTCGCGTGCGCGTGCGGCGACAACGATGGCGTAGCGCCCCCGGCGGCACCGACGGCCAGCGCCGTTGTCCGCGCCGCGCTCGCTCGCTTCACACCTGCCGCCGCATTCGGACACCGGGGCAACGGCATCAACCTCACCGGGCGCACGCTTCCGGAGAACTCGATCGCCGCGTTTCTCGGGGGCCTGGGGCGCGGCGCCGACGCGGTCGAACTGGACGTCGAACTGACCGCCGACGGCAAGCTTGTCGTCATGCACGACGACACTCTCGATCGAACCACGACCTGCCGCGGATGTGTGAGCGCTCAGCCGCTGGCGGCGGTGCAGGCGTGCAACCTGCTCAGCGGCGACATGCAGATCACGACGGAGCGCCCGCCCACCCTGGCCCAGGTGTTCGCCGCGCTACCTCCCGCCACACTCGTCAGCATCGAACTCAAGGCCTTCGAGGATCCGTGCCGCACGGCCACAACCGGCGCTGCGGCACTTGCCGCCGCCGGCATAAGCGAGGTCGAGCGGCTCGGCGTCGCCGATCGCGTCCTGTGGTCGTCGTTCGACGTCGACGTGGTCGCCGCGTTGAAGGAGTCCAGACCGGACTTCTATGTCGGGTTATTGTTCTCGACCGACGCCGAAGCGAACGTGGCGACGGCAGCGCAACTCGGGCTCGATGCCGTGCTGCCCGAATACGGGCTGATCGGAGCGGTGGCACCGGAGGCGCAGGCGCGCGGCATGCAGGTCATCGTCTGGACCGTCAACGGCCGCGCGCGTATGCACCGGTGCCTCGACCTCGGCGTGACGGCGATCATCAGTGACGAGGCGGCAATGCTCCGCGAGGTACTGACCGAACGCGGCGGCAGGTCGGAAGTGGGCGCTATGCGGAAAGGCGCCAAGTAA